Proteins encoded in a region of the Carassius gibelio isolate Cgi1373 ecotype wild population from Czech Republic chromosome B5, carGib1.2-hapl.c, whole genome shotgun sequence genome:
- the snapc4 gene encoding snRNA-activating protein complex subunit 4 isoform X3 produces the protein MFSGLTSSIMESDELLAKRDKIQREILALESTLGADSSIIDLLSSDSSSDGDESDDSGPEVEGVERDDLEAERLQIQREIEELENTLGANAALADVLDGSEHDTDSSDEDSEDDDELNLPQNVESCLQMNLVYQEVLKEKLAELEKLLKDNQQQQKEIESQVSGPSTSSSSVPGIPPQKQFLGYFMKPYFKDKLTGLGPPANEETKARMSHGTRHIDDLKIKRWDGWQKTLLTDTVAKDTMKRMLQPKLSKLDYLSAKMSRADDEGKEELKKQIDLIEKEIAEISALRDDQLLGNRQDDHDWEKISNIDFEGLREAEDLKRFWQNYLHPSINKSVWKQDEIDKLKRIVEEYNCCHWDKIAEALGTNRTAFMCFQTYQRYISKAFRKKEWTKEEDEILRKLVEKMKIGNFIPYIQMSFFMEGRDGSQLAYRWTSVLDPSIKKGPWSKEEDQLLRNAVAKYGTKEWGKIRLEVPGRTDGACRDRYLDCLQENVKKGPWSEEEVELLKEKVAKYGVGKWTKIASEIPNRIDCQCLSKWKLLTQASKSKELRSKGIKRQRRTTTVPRKRKRQKALKTIKKEMLSSSEDEKQVKYMDSDVESDAPLVKIREIPRKDYKQPDMKEWIPVNAIPGIRSLETLKTVWVHPSNEEELEKSTLESGTGRIRSKNSKCAKVILCLVRNTILNHFGNVERSYVGLNPTVLQSPTEDEKAMLKVSMSDIKHFLQWKGASVAKKQNDLKEKMKKQKNVKKRRSVQDVSSLNNDLFKAITPWIGNVILPAPVNENTFCEGDIVGMKAEDIALPKTSVFSFFLKAFQIDIKGCRNVIEIQQIINIKKPIAQAKPQTVSAILKDAKPKALHKKPAELPQHPPPLQPVLLNPLQMPARQKTTATLIQPQTLFITQPNNQRAVQPLLIKSTPQVLSQIPLQLIQTTAPAQTVMASTPKSASTEDSNSNISAKRSRKPTEKVQALMEEAKAKGSKKESPKLNQGKQNVVFATFTLQTQPLNWILTPTKLVQVTGPISANIPRNQTLTVPNSSPLNNSISPCISTNLNPASSALVVAASSVSPTLIHSSVSNASRDSPKTSSSVNINPNGIQTPLSPTSTLVQSKSVLHSVQMLSPTPIRVNQEGSHVEVTKNSSDSSSDESIVRQYQTSASTGSGVSHAVLPVPLTMPSLASSPVVLKPTNNVAVAKSPGVIVASSPQIVASSRKIVAPSPLIVSSSPQIVASSPQIVASSPQIVAPSPLIVASSPLNMTPSPPILNPSAHIGAPSRQIVAPLTRIMAPSPQIVAPLGQFVAPSTQIVASSPPSPRIMAPPPLIAAPSTRIAAPLVRIVGTSPQIMAPSLQIVAPPPQIMAPSPPSPRIMSQPPQIVAPSPHIMAASARVGAPSPQIVAPSLQIVAPSVRVVAPPPQTPPSTRIAAPSVQIAAPSPQIVAPTPRILAPPPRIIAPSLQIVAPTPRIMAPSTRIAAPSVQIVAPSIQIAAPPTRTVAQSEIPQIRTLSEPLLPLPDISSDVVSFNPHLIFPEQSSEVDDWMNGKDGIPLPHLEMSLPYLPPSASSIKTLTSLLKVKQSLLAAAVNILPVEYQNYREEEAQVAAIRKMIAERFASNPAYQLLKARFLSCFTLPALLATINPSVKCELPTDNNGDEDEVLFLQKIKKRIRPPSARIELNTNENEASAKQFSGISTKRQRSQL, from the exons AT GTTTTCAGGTCTCACCTCGTCTATCATGGAATCAGATGAGTTGCTTGCGAAGAGAGATAAAATCCAGAGGGAGATTTTGGCTCTTGAGAGTACTCTGGGTGCAGACAGCAGCATCATAGACCTTCTGTCATCTGACAGCAGCAGTGATG GTGATGAATCTGATGACAGTGGACCTGAAGTTGAAGGAGTG GAGCGTGATGACTTGGAGGCAGAGCGTCTGCAGATACAGAGGGAGATTGAAGAGTTAGAGAATACACTTGGTGCTAATGCAGCACTGGCCGATGTATTGGATG ggAGTGAACATGACACTGATTCT AGTGATGAAGAcagtgaggatgatgatgagttGAATCTTCCTCAAAATGTGGAGAGTTGCCTGCAGATGAATTTAGTCTATCAGGAGGTGTTGAAAGAGAAACTAGCTGAGCTGGAAAAACTCCTTAAAGACAATCAACAGCAGCAG AAAGAGATTGAGTCGCAGGTCTCCGGCCCAAGCACTTCTAGCTCCTCCGTACCAGGAATTCCCCCTCAGAAACAATTTCTTGGATACTTCATGAAGCCTTACTTCAAAGACAAACTCACTGGTCTG GGCCCTCCAGCCAATGAAGAAACTAAAGCAAGAATGAGTCATGGTACCAGACACATTGATGACctgaaaataaaaagat GGGACGGTTGGCAGAAAACTTTGCTGACCGACACAGTTGCCAAAGACACCATGAAACGGATGCTACAACCCAAACTATCCAA GTTGGACTATCTTAGTGCCAAGATGTCTAGAGCTGATGATGAGGGAAAAGAAGAACTGAAAAAACAAATAGATTTAATCGAGAAAGAAATTGCAGAAATAAG TGCCCTGAGAGACGATCAGCTGCTGGGTAATCGCCAAGATGATCATGACTGGgagaaaatatcaaatattgaC TTTGAAGGCTTGCGGGAGGCTGAGGATTTGAAAAGGTTTTGGCAGAACTATTTGCACCCCTCCATTAACAAGTCCGTATGGAAACAGGATGAGATTGATAAACTGAAAAGAATTGTGGAAGAGTACAATTGCTGCCATTGGGACAAAATCGCAGAGGCTCTTGGG ACAAACAGAACGGCTTTCATGTGCTTCCAGACTTACCAGCGCTACATTTCAAAGGCCTTCAGAAAGAAAGAGTGGACAAAAGAGGAAGATGAGATCCTCAGAAAACTGgttgaaaaaatgaaaattggcaACTTCATTCCTTACATACAGA TGTCATTCTTCATGGAAGGCCGTGATGGATCACAGCTGGCATATCGCTGGACATCTGTTTTGGATCCCTCTATAAAGAAAGGCCCCTGGTCCAAAGAGGAGGACCAG TTGTTGCGGAATGCTGTCGCAAAATACGGAACCAAAGAATGGGGGAAAATCAGATTGGAAGTCCCAGGTCGGACCGACGGTGCTTGTCGTGACAG GTATTTGGATTGTCTTCAGGAGAATGTGAAAAAGGGTCCTTGGAGTGAAGAGGAGGTGGAGCTACTAAAAGAAAAGGTTGCGAAATATGGTGTTG GCAAATGGACTAAGATTGCTTCAGAGATCCCAAACCGGATTGACTGCCAGTGCCTAAGCAAGTGGAAATTACTAACACAAGCT AGTAAGAGTAAAGAGCTTCGGAGTAAAGGCATAAAAAGACAAAGGAGGACAACAACAGTGCCacgaaaaagaaaaagacaaaaagcattgaaaactattaaaaaggagaTGCTCTCCTCCAGTGAGGACGAAAAACAGGTAAAGTATATGGACAGCGATGTTGAATCAGATGCTCCCTTGGTCAAAATTCGGGAAATACCACGAAAGGACTACAAACAGCCAGATATGAAGGAATGGATACCTGTAAATGCAATCCCAGGGATTCGTTCTCTAGAAACTCTCAAGACTGTGTGGGTGCATCCGTCCAATGAGGAGGAGCTAGAGAAATCCACTCTAGAATCTGGCACAGGCCGCATTCGATCAAAGAACAGCAAGTGTGCAAAAGTCATCCTCTGTTTAGTGCGCAATACCATCCTAAACCACTTTGGAAACGTGGAAAGGTCTTATGTAGGTTTGAATCCTACTGTCTTGCAGAGTCCG ACTGAAGATGAGAAGGCCATGCTCAAGGTGTCTATGAGTGATATTAAACATTTCCTGCAGTGGAAGGGAGCATCTGTAGCTAAGAAG CAAAATGACCTAAAGgagaaaatgaaaaaacaaaaaaatgttaagaAAAGAAGGTCGGTTCAGGATGTTTCCAGCCTTAATAATGACCTCTTCAAAGCCATCACTCCATGGATTGGTAATGTGATCCTGCCTGCTCCAGtgaatgaaaacacattttgtgaag GTGATATTGTTGGAATGAAAGCAGAAGACATCGCTCTTCCAAAAACATCAGTGTTTTCATTTTTCCTCAAG GCTTTTCAAATAGACATCAAGGGTTGCAGGAATGTCATTGAAATTCAGCAAATCATCAACATTAAG AAGCCAATTGCTCAAGCTAAACCACAAACAG TGTCAGCGATTCTTAAGGATGCAAAACCGAAAGCTTTGCACAAGAAACCTGCAGAACTTCCTCAACACCCACCTCCCCTGCAGCCGGTTCTTCTCAACCCTCTCCAAATGCCAGCCAGGCAGAAGACAACCGCTACATTGATTCAACCCCAAACTCTTTTCATTACACAGCCAAACAACCAGAGGGCAGTGCAGCCTTTACTAATCAAGTCAACACCACAAGTTTTATCACAGATTCCTCTGCAGCTAATACAGACAACAGCACCTGCACAAACTGTCATGGCCTCAACCCCCAAATCAGCAAGTACAGAGGACTCAAACAGCAACATATCTGCAAAACGCAGCCGCAAACCTACTGAGAAAGTGCAAGCCCTGATGGAAGAAGCTAAAGCTAAAGGTAGTAAAAAAGAGTCACCGAAACTAAATCAAGGCAAACAGAATGTTGTTTTTGCAACTTTTACATTGCAGACGCAGCCACTAAACTGGATTCTTACCCCCACCAAATTGGTACAAGTAACTGGTCCAATTTCTGCTAATATCCCAAGGAACCAGACACTAACTGTGCCAAATAGTTCCCCCCTGAATAACAGTATTAGTCCATGCATCTCAACTAATCTAAACCCAGCATCATCTGCACTGGTTGTTGCTGCTTCCTCTGTTAGTCCTACCCTTATACATTCTTCAGTCTCGAATGCCTCCAGAGATAGCCCAAAGACTTCCTCTTCTGTGAACATTAACCCCAATGGCATACAGACACCTCTTTCACCTACTTCTACATTAGTGCAGAGCAAAAGTGTGCTACATAGTGTTCAGATGTTATCCCCAACACCTATCAGAGTGAACCAGGAAGGTTCACATGTTGAAGTGACAAAGAACTCCTCCGACTCCTCTTCTGATGAATCCATTGTGAGGCAGTATCAAACATCTGCATCAACTGGTTCTGGAGTATCTCATGCTGTTCTTCCTGTTCCCTTGACTATGCCATCTTTGGCTAGTTCGCCAGTCGTATTGAAGCCAACAAATAATGTTGCAGTGGCAAAGTCTCCTGGTGTTATCGTTGCTTCCTCACCTCAGATTGTGGCTTCCTCACGTAAAATTGTGGCTCCCTCACCTCTTATTGTGAGTTCCTCACCTCAGATAGTGGCTTCCTCACCTCAGATAGTGGCTTCCTCACCTCAGATTGTGGCTCCCTCACCTCTGATTGTGGCTTCCTCTCCTCTGAATATGACTCCATCACCTCCAATTTTGAATCCATCAGCTCATATTGGGGCTCCATCACGACAGATTGTGGCTCCATTAACTCGGATTATGGCCCCATCACCTCAGATTGTTGCTCCATTAGGTCAGTTTGTGGCTCCATCAACTCAGATTGTGGCTTCATCACCTCCATCACCTCGGATTATGGCTCCACCACCTCTGATTGCGGCTCCATCAACTCGGATTGCAGCTCCATTAGTTCGGATTGTGGGTACATCACCTCAGATTATGGCTCCATCACTGCAGATTGTGGCTCCACCACCTCAGATTATGGCTCCATCACCTCCTTCACCTCGTATTATGTCTCAACCACCTCAGATTGTGGCTCCATCACCTCACATTATGGCCGCATCAGCTCGGGTTGGGGCTCCATCACCTCAGATTGTTGCTCCATCACTTCAGATTGTGGCTCCATCAGTTCGGGTTGTGGCTCCACCACCTCAGACACCTCCATCAACTCGGATTGCAGCCCCATCAGTTCAGATTGCAGCTCCATCACCTCAGATTGTGGCTCCAACACCTCGCATTTTGGCTCCACCACCTCGTATTATTGCTCCATCACTTCAGATTGTGGCTCCAACACCTCGTATTATGGCTCCATCTACTCGGATTGCTGCCCCATCAGTTCAGATTGTGGCTCCATCAA TTCAGATTGCGGCTCCACCAACTCGGACAGTAGCTCAATCAGAAATACCTCAAATCAGAACATTAAGTGAACCATTGCTCCCTCTTCCTGATATTTCCTCTGATGTTGTTAGCTTTAATCCTCACCTGATATTCCCTGAGCAGTCATCTGAAGTAGATGACTGGATGAATGGAAAAGATGGCATTCCACTACCTCATTTAGAGATGTCTTTGCCTTACCTTCCACCATCAGCCTCCAGCATCAAAACACTGACTTCTCTGCTCAAAGTAAAACAATCTCTGCTTGCAGCTGCAGTGAATATCCTGCCAGTTGAGTATCAAAACTATAGAGAGGAAGAAGCTCAAGTAGCTGCTATCCGCAAAATGATTGCCGAAAGGTTTGCCTCAAATCCGGCGTATCAGCTTTTGAAGGCTCGTTTCTTGTCGTGCTTTACTTTACCAGCCCTTTTGGCCACTATAAACCCTTCTGTGAAATGTGAGCTGCCCACAGATAACAATGGTGATGAAGATGAGGTCTTGTTTttacaaaagattaaaaaaaggaTTCGGCCACCATCTGCA AGGATCGAGCttaacacaaatgaaaatgaagcATCAGCAAAACAGTTCTCAGGAATCAGTACAAAAAGGCAAAGGAGTCAACTTTGA
- the snapc4 gene encoding snRNA-activating protein complex subunit 4 isoform X1 produces the protein MFSGLTSSIMESDELLAKRDKIQREILALESTLGADSSIIDLLSSDSSSDGDESDDSGPEVEGVERDDLEAERLQIQREIEELENTLGANAALADVLDGSEHDTDSSDEDSEDDDELNLPQNVESCLQMNLVYQEVLKEKLAELEKLLKDNQQQQKEIESQVSGPSTSSSSVPGIPPQKQFLGYFMKPYFKDKLTGLGPPANEETKARMSHGTRHIDDLKIKRWDGWQKTLLTDTVAKDTMKRMLQPKLSKLDYLSAKMSRADDEGKEELKKQIDLIEKEIAEISALRDDQLLGNRQDDHDWEKISNIDFEGLREAEDLKRFWQNYLHPSINKSVWKQDEIDKLKRIVEEYNCCHWDKIAEALGTNRTAFMCFQTYQRYISKAFRKKEWTKEEDEILRKLVEKMKIGNFIPYIQMSFFMEGRDGSQLAYRWTSVLDPSIKKGPWSKEEDQLLRNAVAKYGTKEWGKIRLEVPGRTDGACRDRYLDCLQENVKKGPWSEEEVELLKEKVAKYGVGKWTKIASEIPNRIDCQCLSKWKLLTQASKSKELRSKGIKRQRRTTTVPRKRKRQKALKTIKKEMLSSSEDEKQVKYMDSDVESDAPLVKIREIPRKDYKQPDMKEWIPVNAIPGIRSLETLKTVWVHPSNEEELEKSTLESGTGRIRSKNSKCAKVILCLVRNTILNHFGNVERSYVGLNPTVLQSPTEDEKAMLKVSMSDIKHFLQWKGASVAKKQNDLKEKMKKQKNVKKRRSVQDVSSLNNDLFKAITPWIGNVILPAPVNENTFCEGDIVGMKAEDIALPKTSVFSFFLKAFQIDIKGCRNVIEIQQIINIKKPIAQAKPQTVSAILKDAKPKALHKKPAELPQHPPPLQPVLLNPLQMPARQKTTATLIQPQTLFITQPNNQRAVQPLLIKSTPQVLSQIPLQLIQTTAPAQTVMASTPKSASTEDSNSNISAKRSRKPTEKVQALMEEAKAKGSKKESPKLNQGKQNVVFATFTLQTQPLNWILTPTKLVQVTGPISANIPRNQTLTVPNSSPLNNSISPCISTNLNPASSALVVAASSVSPTLIHSSVSNASRDSPKTSSSVNINPNGIQTPLSPTSTLVQSKSVLHSVQMLSPTPIRVNQEGSHVEVTKNSSDSSSDESIVRQYQTSASTGSGVSHAVLPVPLTMPSLASSPVVLKPTNNVAVAKSPGVIVASSPQIVASSRKIVAPSPLIVSSSPQIVASSPQIVASSPQIVAPSPLIVASSPLNMTPSPPILNPSAHIGAPSRQIVAPLTRIMAPSPQIVAPLGQFVAPSTQIVASSPPSPRIMAPPPLIAAPSTRIAAPLVRIVGTSPQIMAPSLQIVAPPPQIMAPSPPSPRIMSQPPQIVAPSPHIMAASARVGAPSPQIVAPSLQIVAPSVRVVAPPPQTPPSTRIAAPSVQIAAPSPQIVAPTPRILAPPPRIIAPSLQIVAPTPRIMAPSTRIAAPSVQIVAPSTRIAAPSVQIVAPSLQIAAPPTRTVAQSEIPQIRTLSEPLLPLPDISSDVVSFNPHLIFPEQSSEVDDWMNGKDGIPLPHLEMSLPYLPPSASSIKTLTSLLKVKQSLLAAAVNILPVEYQNYREEEAQVAAIRKMIAERFASNPAYQLLKARFLSCFTLPALLATINPSVKCELPTDNNGDEDEVLFLQKIKKRIRPPSARIELNTNENEASAKQFSGISTKRQRSQL, from the exons AT GTTTTCAGGTCTCACCTCGTCTATCATGGAATCAGATGAGTTGCTTGCGAAGAGAGATAAAATCCAGAGGGAGATTTTGGCTCTTGAGAGTACTCTGGGTGCAGACAGCAGCATCATAGACCTTCTGTCATCTGACAGCAGCAGTGATG GTGATGAATCTGATGACAGTGGACCTGAAGTTGAAGGAGTG GAGCGTGATGACTTGGAGGCAGAGCGTCTGCAGATACAGAGGGAGATTGAAGAGTTAGAGAATACACTTGGTGCTAATGCAGCACTGGCCGATGTATTGGATG ggAGTGAACATGACACTGATTCT AGTGATGAAGAcagtgaggatgatgatgagttGAATCTTCCTCAAAATGTGGAGAGTTGCCTGCAGATGAATTTAGTCTATCAGGAGGTGTTGAAAGAGAAACTAGCTGAGCTGGAAAAACTCCTTAAAGACAATCAACAGCAGCAG AAAGAGATTGAGTCGCAGGTCTCCGGCCCAAGCACTTCTAGCTCCTCCGTACCAGGAATTCCCCCTCAGAAACAATTTCTTGGATACTTCATGAAGCCTTACTTCAAAGACAAACTCACTGGTCTG GGCCCTCCAGCCAATGAAGAAACTAAAGCAAGAATGAGTCATGGTACCAGACACATTGATGACctgaaaataaaaagat GGGACGGTTGGCAGAAAACTTTGCTGACCGACACAGTTGCCAAAGACACCATGAAACGGATGCTACAACCCAAACTATCCAA GTTGGACTATCTTAGTGCCAAGATGTCTAGAGCTGATGATGAGGGAAAAGAAGAACTGAAAAAACAAATAGATTTAATCGAGAAAGAAATTGCAGAAATAAG TGCCCTGAGAGACGATCAGCTGCTGGGTAATCGCCAAGATGATCATGACTGGgagaaaatatcaaatattgaC TTTGAAGGCTTGCGGGAGGCTGAGGATTTGAAAAGGTTTTGGCAGAACTATTTGCACCCCTCCATTAACAAGTCCGTATGGAAACAGGATGAGATTGATAAACTGAAAAGAATTGTGGAAGAGTACAATTGCTGCCATTGGGACAAAATCGCAGAGGCTCTTGGG ACAAACAGAACGGCTTTCATGTGCTTCCAGACTTACCAGCGCTACATTTCAAAGGCCTTCAGAAAGAAAGAGTGGACAAAAGAGGAAGATGAGATCCTCAGAAAACTGgttgaaaaaatgaaaattggcaACTTCATTCCTTACATACAGA TGTCATTCTTCATGGAAGGCCGTGATGGATCACAGCTGGCATATCGCTGGACATCTGTTTTGGATCCCTCTATAAAGAAAGGCCCCTGGTCCAAAGAGGAGGACCAG TTGTTGCGGAATGCTGTCGCAAAATACGGAACCAAAGAATGGGGGAAAATCAGATTGGAAGTCCCAGGTCGGACCGACGGTGCTTGTCGTGACAG GTATTTGGATTGTCTTCAGGAGAATGTGAAAAAGGGTCCTTGGAGTGAAGAGGAGGTGGAGCTACTAAAAGAAAAGGTTGCGAAATATGGTGTTG GCAAATGGACTAAGATTGCTTCAGAGATCCCAAACCGGATTGACTGCCAGTGCCTAAGCAAGTGGAAATTACTAACACAAGCT AGTAAGAGTAAAGAGCTTCGGAGTAAAGGCATAAAAAGACAAAGGAGGACAACAACAGTGCCacgaaaaagaaaaagacaaaaagcattgaaaactattaaaaaggagaTGCTCTCCTCCAGTGAGGACGAAAAACAGGTAAAGTATATGGACAGCGATGTTGAATCAGATGCTCCCTTGGTCAAAATTCGGGAAATACCACGAAAGGACTACAAACAGCCAGATATGAAGGAATGGATACCTGTAAATGCAATCCCAGGGATTCGTTCTCTAGAAACTCTCAAGACTGTGTGGGTGCATCCGTCCAATGAGGAGGAGCTAGAGAAATCCACTCTAGAATCTGGCACAGGCCGCATTCGATCAAAGAACAGCAAGTGTGCAAAAGTCATCCTCTGTTTAGTGCGCAATACCATCCTAAACCACTTTGGAAACGTGGAAAGGTCTTATGTAGGTTTGAATCCTACTGTCTTGCAGAGTCCG ACTGAAGATGAGAAGGCCATGCTCAAGGTGTCTATGAGTGATATTAAACATTTCCTGCAGTGGAAGGGAGCATCTGTAGCTAAGAAG CAAAATGACCTAAAGgagaaaatgaaaaaacaaaaaaatgttaagaAAAGAAGGTCGGTTCAGGATGTTTCCAGCCTTAATAATGACCTCTTCAAAGCCATCACTCCATGGATTGGTAATGTGATCCTGCCTGCTCCAGtgaatgaaaacacattttgtgaag GTGATATTGTTGGAATGAAAGCAGAAGACATCGCTCTTCCAAAAACATCAGTGTTTTCATTTTTCCTCAAG GCTTTTCAAATAGACATCAAGGGTTGCAGGAATGTCATTGAAATTCAGCAAATCATCAACATTAAG AAGCCAATTGCTCAAGCTAAACCACAAACAG TGTCAGCGATTCTTAAGGATGCAAAACCGAAAGCTTTGCACAAGAAACCTGCAGAACTTCCTCAACACCCACCTCCCCTGCAGCCGGTTCTTCTCAACCCTCTCCAAATGCCAGCCAGGCAGAAGACAACCGCTACATTGATTCAACCCCAAACTCTTTTCATTACACAGCCAAACAACCAGAGGGCAGTGCAGCCTTTACTAATCAAGTCAACACCACAAGTTTTATCACAGATTCCTCTGCAGCTAATACAGACAACAGCACCTGCACAAACTGTCATGGCCTCAACCCCCAAATCAGCAAGTACAGAGGACTCAAACAGCAACATATCTGCAAAACGCAGCCGCAAACCTACTGAGAAAGTGCAAGCCCTGATGGAAGAAGCTAAAGCTAAAGGTAGTAAAAAAGAGTCACCGAAACTAAATCAAGGCAAACAGAATGTTGTTTTTGCAACTTTTACATTGCAGACGCAGCCACTAAACTGGATTCTTACCCCCACCAAATTGGTACAAGTAACTGGTCCAATTTCTGCTAATATCCCAAGGAACCAGACACTAACTGTGCCAAATAGTTCCCCCCTGAATAACAGTATTAGTCCATGCATCTCAACTAATCTAAACCCAGCATCATCTGCACTGGTTGTTGCTGCTTCCTCTGTTAGTCCTACCCTTATACATTCTTCAGTCTCGAATGCCTCCAGAGATAGCCCAAAGACTTCCTCTTCTGTGAACATTAACCCCAATGGCATACAGACACCTCTTTCACCTACTTCTACATTAGTGCAGAGCAAAAGTGTGCTACATAGTGTTCAGATGTTATCCCCAACACCTATCAGAGTGAACCAGGAAGGTTCACATGTTGAAGTGACAAAGAACTCCTCCGACTCCTCTTCTGATGAATCCATTGTGAGGCAGTATCAAACATCTGCATCAACTGGTTCTGGAGTATCTCATGCTGTTCTTCCTGTTCCCTTGACTATGCCATCTTTGGCTAGTTCGCCAGTCGTATTGAAGCCAACAAATAATGTTGCAGTGGCAAAGTCTCCTGGTGTTATCGTTGCTTCCTCACCTCAGATTGTGGCTTCCTCACGTAAAATTGTGGCTCCCTCACCTCTTATTGTGAGTTCCTCACCTCAGATAGTGGCTTCCTCACCTCAGATAGTGGCTTCCTCACCTCAGATTGTGGCTCCCTCACCTCTGATTGTGGCTTCCTCTCCTCTGAATATGACTCCATCACCTCCAATTTTGAATCCATCAGCTCATATTGGGGCTCCATCACGACAGATTGTGGCTCCATTAACTCGGATTATGGCCCCATCACCTCAGATTGTTGCTCCATTAGGTCAGTTTGTGGCTCCATCAACTCAGATTGTGGCTTCATCACCTCCATCACCTCGGATTATGGCTCCACCACCTCTGATTGCGGCTCCATCAACTCGGATTGCAGCTCCATTAGTTCGGATTGTGGGTACATCACCTCAGATTATGGCTCCATCACTGCAGATTGTGGCTCCACCACCTCAGATTATGGCTCCATCACCTCCTTCACCTCGTATTATGTCTCAACCACCTCAGATTGTGGCTCCATCACCTCACATTATGGCCGCATCAGCTCGGGTTGGGGCTCCATCACCTCAGATTGTTGCTCCATCACTTCAGATTGTGGCTCCATCAGTTCGGGTTGTGGCTCCACCACCTCAGACACCTCCATCAACTCGGATTGCAGCCCCATCAGTTCAGATTGCAGCTCCATCACCTCAGATTGTGGCTCCAACACCTCGCATTTTGGCTCCACCACCTCGTATTATTGCTCCATCACTTCAGATTGTGGCTCCAACACCTCGTATTATGGCTCCATCTACTCGGATTGCTGCCCCATCAGTTCAGATTGTGGCTCCATCAACTCGGATTGCAGCCCCATCAGTTCAGATTGTGGCTCCATCACTTCAGATTGCGGCTCCACCAACTCGGACAGTAGCTCAATCAGAAATACCTCAAATCAGAACATTAAGTGAACCATTGCTCCCTCTTCCTGATATTTCCTCTGATGTTGTTAGCTTTAATCCTCACCTGATATTCCCTGAGCAGTCATCTGAAGTAGATGACTGGATGAATGGAAAAGATGGCATTCCACTACCTCATTTAGAGATGTCTTTGCCTTACCTTCCACCATCAGCCTCCAGCATCAAAACACTGACTTCTCTGCTCAAAGTAAAACAATCTCTGCTTGCAGCTGCAGTGAATATCCTGCCAGTTGAGTATCAAAACTATAGAGAGGAAGAAGCTCAAGTAGCTGCTATCCGCAAAATGATTGCCGAAAGGTTTGCCTCAAATCCGGCGTATCAGCTTTTGAAGGCTCGTTTCTTGTCGTGCTTTACTTTACCAGCCCTTTTGGCCACTATAAACCCTTCTGTGAAATGTGAGCTGCCCACAGATAACAATGGTGATGAAGATGAGGTCTTGTTTttacaaaagattaaaaaaaggaTTCGGCCACCATCTGCA AGGATCGAGCttaacacaaatgaaaatgaagcATCAGCAAAACAGTTCTCAGGAATCAGTACAAAAAGGCAAAGGAGTCAACTTTGA